In Phaseolus vulgaris cultivar G19833 chromosome 10, P. vulgaris v2.0, whole genome shotgun sequence, a single genomic region encodes these proteins:
- the LOC137818884 gene encoding BEL1-like homeodomain protein 9, whose translation MAEGFEAYHVPQQSRRDKLRVVVTQNQHGLVEPSTLLPLYDPSSFISSELLTSFHNTHKHNLGCGVKEERANLMMGFGGGGVINNGSSSSSCCSSNSSSVSYLDPESSLPLNQATIQVINNNNNNNMFLYQAQNLGEFDQGYNNNNNGSEIMVFKPEPLSLSLSSHNNGVNLQRYGSVVYGDKVGGVGGGGCVAYGGSGLNEVSRCTVPMGPFTGYASILKGSRFLKPAQQLLEELCDVGGVCAENMVADASLMEPIPLPPPQSSSEDLLGDQGGDQGRKKSRLLTMLDEVYRRYRQYYQQMHEVVTSFEYVSGLSNAAPYASLAIKAMSKHFRCLKNAITDQLQFANKAHFHISNRKDESSRFGNSDRGPYSQRPGFLEHQPVWRPQRGLPERAVTVLRAWLFEHFLHPYPTDTDKIMLAKQTGLSRSQVSNWFINARVRLWKPMVEEIHMLETRQVHKNSQKEEHCRNKSSDQLPSDNSIVSENPSGSTEKFQDAPYKRATEELPNISVRTQEQLNLACTNNQPGGVGVNMGGSASNSVSLTLGLYQNHGIGLAEPFTLNAAQRFGVALETNNEGYVMSGYESQNRHFGGQLLHDFVG comes from the exons atggctgagGGTTTTGAGGCTTACCATGTGCCACAGCAAAGCAGAAGAGATAAGCTAAGAGTTGTGGTGACACAGAACCAACATGGTCTCGTTGAACCCTCCACTTTGCTTCCTTTGTACGACCCTTCTTCGTTCATATCTTCTGAGTTGCTAACCAGCTTCCACAACACCCACAAACACAACTTGGGTTGTGGTGTGAAGGAAGAACGTGCAAATTTGATGATGGGTTTTGGAGGTGGAGGCGTCATCAACAAtggctcttcttcttcttcgtgtTGTTCTTCTAACTCCTCTTCGGTTTCTTATTTGGATCCTGAATCTTCGTTGCCTCTGAACCAAGCCACAATTCAGGTTATtaacaataacaacaacaacaacatgtTTCTTTACCAAGCACAGAACCTGGGAGAGTTTGATCAgggttataataataataataatggtaGTGAGATCATGGTGTTTAAGCCTGAGCCTTTGTCTTTGTCTCTGTCATCACATAACAACGGTGTGAATCTTCAGCGATATGGATCTGTGGTTTATGGTGATAAGGTTGGTGGGGTTGGTGGTGGTGGATGTGTGGCTTATGGTGGTTCTGGTTTGAATGAAGTTTCGAGGTGCACGGTGCCTATGGGGCCATTTACTGGTTATGCTTCTATATTGAAGGGATCGAGGTTCCTGAAGCCTGCGCAGCAATTATTGGAAGAGCTATGTGATGTTGGTGGAGTTTGTGCTGAGAACATGGTGGCTGATGCATCGTTGATGGAACCtattcctcttcctcctcctcagAGTTCAAGTGAAGATCTATTAGGGGATCAAGGGGGTGACCAGGGTCGCAAAAAGTCAAGACTGTTAACTATGCTTGATGAG GTTTACAGGAGGTACAGGCAATACTATCAGCAGATGCATGAAGTAGTAACATCATTTGAGTATGTTTCAGGCCTCAGCAATGCAGCTCCCTATGCAAGTTTGGCTATAAAAGCCATGTCCAAACATTTTAGATGCTTGAAAAATGCAATTACTGACCAACTTCAGTTTGCCAATAAAGCTCATTTTCACATCAGCAACAGGAAGGATGAGTCTTCAAGGTTTGGCAACAGTGATAGAGGCCCATACAGCCAAAGGCCAGGGTTTCTTGAGCACCAACCTGTTTGGCGGCCTCAAAGAGGACTCCCCGAGCGCGCTGTGACCGTTCTCAGAGCATGGTTGTTTGAGCACTTTCTGCACCC TTATCCTACTGATACAGACAAGATAATGTTGGCTAAACAAACTGGTCTATCTCGTAGCCAG GTGTCTAATTGGTTCATTAATGCAAGAGTAAGGCTCTGGAAACCAATGGTGGAAGAAATACATATGCTAGAGACACGGCAGGTTCACAAGAATTCACAGAAGGAAGAACATTGCAGGAACAAGTCAAGTGATCAATTACCTTCTGATAACTCCATTGTTTCTGAGAATCCATCTGGGTCAACAGAAAAGTTTCAAGATGCTCCTTACAAGAGAGCTACAGAAGAACTTCCTAACATATCAGTAAGGACTCAGGAGCAGCTGAATCTTGCCTGCACAAACAATCAGCCCGGTGGTGTTGGAGTGAACATGGGTGGCAGTGCAAGCAATAGTGTGTCACTCACACTTGGACTTTATCAAAATCATGGTATTGGGTTGGCTGAACCTTTTACCTTGAATGCAGCACAGCGATTTGGTGTTGCTCTTGAAACCAACAATGAAGGCTATGTGATGAGTGGATATGAGTCACAGAATAGGCATTTTGGAGGACAACTGTTGCATGACTTTGTAGGCTGA